From Saccharothrix espanaensis DSM 44229, the proteins below share one genomic window:
- a CDS encoding NUDIX hydrolase produces MAVEEPTGALTRWTIHGERLVDDTRKLNVSIAHVELPDGVHFEQWVLRMPKAVMTLVLDDAHEHVLMIYRHRWIMDRWTWELPGGYLDPNEDPAACAEREAIEETGWKPRSIKLLTTFQPLTGTADFENLIYLGEGAENTGQQPDVNEAERVAWIPLANIKDMLANGEIIGAAAQVGLLHVLAFS; encoded by the coding sequence GTGGCTGTTGAGGAACCTACCGGCGCGCTGACACGCTGGACCATCCACGGCGAGCGTCTGGTGGACGACACCCGCAAGCTCAACGTCAGCATCGCCCACGTCGAACTACCGGACGGCGTGCACTTCGAGCAGTGGGTTCTACGGATGCCCAAGGCCGTCATGACCCTGGTCCTGGACGACGCCCACGAGCACGTCCTCATGATCTACCGCCACCGCTGGATCATGGACCGCTGGACCTGGGAACTCCCCGGCGGCTACCTCGACCCCAACGAGGACCCGGCAGCCTGCGCCGAGCGCGAAGCCATCGAGGAGACCGGCTGGAAGCCCAGAAGCATCAAGCTCCTGACCACCTTCCAGCCCCTCACCGGCACCGCCGACTTCGAGAACCTGATCTACCTGGGTGAAGGAGCCGAGAACACCGGCCAACAGCCCGACGTCAACGAGGCCGAACGAGTCGCTTGGATTCCCCTGGCCAACATCAAGGACATGCTCGCCAACGGCGAGATCATCGGAGCCGCCGCACAGGTGGGCCTGCTACACGTTCTTGCCTTCAGCTAG
- a CDS encoding P-loop NTPase family protein — MPGLGENFVADERHYATYFDTLPKVDVAIWVIEAPSRTISPIEVALRRLRQLGGSALIDKIVFAANKIDRSHPGETAWVKQANIPSPEQEATIGLYSTFLEKALGSEIPHAGKSIVCYSATRRYNLETLMEKVGAHAPDDRAWLLGRVADFKELVDPRLLKWVESTRRPSTSGGVNHYLRDVAGRTGVERGRRPPLRIHVQDERRRRPPAGRRRTVVQEVLLRRGPVHRRGARLHRQEHRGIRPGHGLRRAAGVAPRHRPRSGELVAAVIGSETFLPLPFPECPSCRSSWETSRRSPCGGDLEVQPISRSGRCGRCGQRWDIMSSAFHCSCGHEFSAADVHGAIDRLLDMCRRLVNILENRARANDYFTTRSQASLRGFVASCLGSLGEAAGFVIGKLLGKLLI; from the coding sequence ATGCCCGGCCTCGGCGAGAACTTCGTCGCCGACGAACGGCACTACGCCACCTACTTCGACACCCTCCCCAAGGTCGACGTGGCCATCTGGGTCATCGAGGCACCCAGCCGGACCATCTCGCCCATCGAGGTGGCGTTGCGCAGGCTCCGCCAACTGGGCGGTTCCGCCCTCATCGACAAGATCGTGTTCGCGGCGAACAAGATCGACCGCAGCCACCCCGGCGAAACGGCCTGGGTCAAGCAGGCGAACATCCCCAGCCCCGAGCAGGAGGCGACCATCGGCCTCTACTCGACGTTCCTGGAGAAGGCCCTGGGCTCGGAGATCCCGCACGCGGGCAAGAGCATCGTCTGCTATTCCGCGACCCGGCGGTACAACCTGGAGACGCTGATGGAGAAGGTCGGCGCCCACGCGCCGGACGACCGCGCGTGGCTCCTCGGCCGGGTCGCCGACTTCAAGGAACTGGTCGACCCGCGGCTGCTCAAGTGGGTCGAGTCGACACGCCGGCCGTCGACCAGCGGGGGGGTGAACCATTACCTACGAGATGTCGCCGGGCGAACCGGAGTGGAACGAGGTCGCCGACCGCCTCTCCGAATTCATGTCCAAGATGAGCGCCGGCGACGCCCGCCGGCCGGCCGCCGACGAACTGTCGTTCAAGAAGTTCTGCTTCGTCGCGGTCCAGTCCATCGCCGAGGTGCTCGGTTACACCGTCAAGAACATCGAGGAATTCGTCCGGGACATGGGCTACGCCGTGCAGCAGGGGTGGCACCGCGGCATCGACCGCGCTCGGGCGAGCTGGTTGCGGCCGTGATCGGGTCCGAGACCTTCCTGCCGCTGCCATTCCCCGAATGCCCCTCCTGCCGCTCGTCGTGGGAAACGTCGCGGCGCAGCCCGTGCGGTGGCGACCTGGAGGTGCAGCCGATTTCCCGGTCGGGGAGGTGCGGGCGTTGCGGGCAACGGTGGGACATCATGTCGTCCGCGTTCCACTGCTCCTGCGGCCACGAGTTCTCCGCCGCCGACGTCCACGGCGCGATCGACCGGTTGCTGGATATGTGCCGTCGGCTGGTCAACATCCTGGAGAACAGGGCGCGAGCCAACGACTACTTCACCACGCGGTCCCAGGCGAGCCTGCGCGGGTTCGTGGCGAGTTGTCTGGGCAGCCTGGGTGAAGCCGCCGGGTTCGTCATCGGGAAACTGCTCGGCAAGCTCCTCATCTGA
- a CDS encoding SLATT domain-containing protein: MESADRSAYADESVPVDERHRAAARDLELKVDSLRAARGARRLHYVWLLSSVVAVLLLGYSGILAFWQSDPNTLRVFGLVAVVVSTVAASTVLIKKRPELVDLNFEARQLLHVKHSLASRVPVESVEALRIYRESSLDLVEQFRKNATRNRGVHNSFQGFVIAGSIVGSTMTALVGELPDIRWYATVITALVSISAGLTGYFKFRERGYNEQSTADDIERNYNAVQFRIGEYQIVDGIDDQDGEEAEMGRLRKYAENVEKLKEEQRKRELQLEQSPGATDGRS; the protein is encoded by the coding sequence ATGGAGTCGGCTGACAGGTCGGCCTATGCCGACGAATCCGTCCCGGTGGATGAGCGGCACCGTGCTGCTGCACGTGACCTGGAGTTGAAGGTCGACTCGTTGCGGGCGGCCAGAGGTGCACGGCGTCTGCACTATGTTTGGTTATTGTCTAGTGTTGTCGCTGTTTTGTTGCTGGGTTACAGCGGCATCCTGGCTTTCTGGCAATCCGATCCGAATACCCTTCGAGTCTTCGGGCTTGTCGCTGTAGTTGTTTCTACTGTGGCCGCATCCACTGTCTTGATAAAGAAGCGGCCGGAGCTGGTGGATCTGAACTTTGAGGCCCGTCAGCTCCTGCACGTCAAACACTCTTTGGCTTCCAGGGTGCCGGTCGAGTCTGTTGAAGCCCTGCGTATCTATCGTGAGTCTTCCCTGGACCTCGTCGAGCAGTTCCGTAAAAATGCGACTCGCAATCGTGGCGTCCATAATTCTTTTCAGGGCTTCGTTATTGCTGGCTCCATCGTCGGCTCCACCATGACGGCGCTTGTGGGTGAACTTCCTGATATTCGCTGGTACGCGACCGTGATTACTGCTCTGGTGAGCATCTCTGCAGGGCTTACCGGGTATTTTAAGTTTCGGGAGCGTGGATACAATGAGCAGTCTACAGCTGATGACATCGAGCGGAACTATAATGCTGTTCAGTTTCGAATTGGCGAGTACCAGATTGTTGACGGCATTGATGATCAGGATGGCGAGGAGGCTGAGATGGGACGTCTAAGGAAGTATGCCGAGAACGTCGAAAAGCTCAAGGAAGAGCAGCGTAAGAGGGAGTTGCAACTAGAGCAATCGCCTGGGGCTACCGATGGACGATCGTGA
- a CDS encoding recombinase family protein, which translates to MEQSDWVRRAHWGDFEGMNLAGLVRLSFELSHDDPDANPRRVPLSGKDIRGREEQEKDCRTYVESRNGVYIHTYVEPDTSAWKRKRVQMPDGSWAYRVVRPIFEGALDDLKRGKTPDGRPLDGLVVYDIDRLTRDNRHLEDAIEVVEHFGRPILDITGTLDLLTDNGRTVARIVVATTNKQSADTSRRVRRKHRALEQAGIPTGGRRPFGWNQDKRTLNETEATEIRNAADRIVKGAPLGAIVTDWNDRGVLTPLGNKWSGQTVKTVFRNPRICGYRSRNVREINQETGTESFRVEIVRDDAGEPVIGQFDPILTVTQWESVTAVIGAHAIAGRGKNTRTYLLTGTLRCGKENCGAKLRATKAHHTRVKDPTRFYYSCEAKSNGGCGGGVSIQGREVDDWVTAAVIRKYEKEAERREAQTTPEPWPNEAELAEVRADLTELAKARKSRQISAARYFAMLSDLEQQERTLLIDRERWLAKTASTSPTNATIRADWDTYPLAQRRAYIEEALAAVIIHPSNGRRGFHSDRIELVWRQN; encoded by the coding sequence ATGGAGCAGTCAGACTGGGTCCGCCGAGCCCACTGGGGCGACTTCGAGGGCATGAACCTGGCGGGCCTGGTCCGCCTGTCGTTCGAGCTGAGCCACGACGACCCCGACGCCAACCCGCGCCGGGTTCCGTTGTCCGGCAAGGACATCAGGGGCCGCGAGGAGCAAGAGAAGGACTGCCGCACCTACGTGGAGTCGCGCAACGGCGTCTACATCCACACGTACGTGGAGCCCGACACGTCAGCCTGGAAGCGCAAGCGAGTCCAGATGCCCGACGGCTCCTGGGCCTACCGCGTAGTCCGCCCGATCTTCGAGGGCGCTCTGGACGACCTCAAACGCGGCAAGACCCCGGACGGCCGCCCCTTGGATGGCTTGGTGGTCTACGACATCGACCGCCTGACCCGCGACAACAGGCACCTGGAGGACGCCATCGAGGTGGTAGAGCACTTCGGCCGCCCCATCCTCGACATCACCGGCACCCTCGACCTTCTGACCGACAACGGCCGCACGGTAGCCCGCATCGTCGTAGCCACGACCAACAAGCAGTCAGCCGACACCTCCCGCCGAGTCCGCCGCAAGCACCGCGCCCTTGAACAGGCAGGCATCCCCACGGGAGGCCGCCGCCCGTTCGGCTGGAACCAGGACAAGCGCACCCTCAACGAGACCGAGGCCACCGAAATCCGGAATGCAGCAGACCGGATCGTCAAAGGCGCACCCCTGGGCGCAATCGTCACCGACTGGAACGACCGCGGAGTCCTGACCCCACTGGGCAACAAGTGGAGCGGCCAAACCGTCAAGACCGTCTTCCGCAACCCTCGAATCTGCGGCTACCGGTCCCGCAACGTCCGCGAGATCAACCAGGAGACCGGCACCGAGTCGTTCCGCGTGGAGATAGTCCGCGACGACGCAGGCGAGCCAGTCATCGGCCAGTTCGACCCGATCTTGACCGTCACCCAGTGGGAGTCCGTCACGGCAGTGATCGGTGCGCACGCTATTGCAGGCAGAGGCAAGAACACCCGCACCTATCTCCTCACCGGCACACTCCGCTGCGGCAAGGAGAACTGCGGCGCAAAGCTGCGCGCCACCAAAGCCCATCACACCCGCGTGAAGGACCCAACGCGCTTCTACTACTCGTGCGAGGCCAAGAGCAACGGAGGCTGCGGCGGAGGCGTCAGCATCCAGGGTCGCGAGGTAGACGACTGGGTGACTGCGGCCGTCATCCGCAAGTACGAGAAGGAAGCCGAACGCCGCGAAGCCCAGACCACCCCGGAACCATGGCCTAACGAAGCAGAGCTGGCAGAGGTCCGCGCCGACCTCACCGAGCTGGCCAAGGCCCGCAAGTCCCGACAGATCTCCGCAGCCCGCTACTTCGCCATGCTCTCCGACCTAGAACAGCAGGAGCGCACACTACTAATAGACCGCGAACGCTGGCTAGCCAAGACCGCTAGCACCAGCCCCACCAACGCCACCATCCGCGCTGACTGGGACACCTACCCCCTGGCCCAGCGTCGTGCCTACATCGAAGAGGCCCTAGCAGCCGTCATCATCCACCCATCCAACGGCCGCCGAGGCTTCCACTCCGACCGCATCGAACTAGTCTGGCGACAGAATTAA
- a CDS encoding replication initiator → MSGHEFDARDIPPYLRLLAQGATNKQDFVRWKEMVASTRGCTSPIRLVGESSTVDPTSGEVLATYSTWDEPNEYLLTACGNRRASRCEACARVYADDTFHLIKSGLAGGRDVPGSVATHPRVFATFTAPSFGPVHSRPTDPGGHVRPCHPRREGPSCRARHVEDDPLLGQAIDPDTYDYAGAVLWNNRAGELWHTFAVYLRRHLAEALQVPRSRLTKFLRVEYAKVAEYQARGLVHFHAVIRLDGPAGPEEPPPPGADMSLLCDAITAAAQASRVHVPGHGQTIRWGKQLDLRPIEGTDEAGWTDAKVARYIAKYATKGAEAAGTVDRPLRTIAHLDHVRGLTDHARQMIRTCWELGDDQAHLNLREWAHMLGYGGHFSTKSRRYSTTLGTMRADRARFRADRARELAGLEPLPVEQPTIRVGQWSVAGIGYTNAGEEAWAETIREQHRFKPIPRPTDSDPAA, encoded by the coding sequence ATGAGCGGCCACGAGTTCGACGCGCGCGACATCCCGCCGTACCTGCGACTGCTGGCCCAGGGTGCGACGAACAAGCAGGACTTCGTTCGCTGGAAGGAAATGGTAGCCAGCACGCGCGGCTGTACGTCTCCCATCCGCCTAGTTGGCGAATCATCCACAGTGGACCCAACAAGCGGCGAGGTACTGGCCACCTACTCAACGTGGGACGAGCCCAACGAGTACCTGCTGACCGCGTGCGGCAACCGCAGGGCGAGTCGGTGCGAGGCGTGTGCACGGGTCTACGCCGACGACACGTTCCACCTGATCAAGTCCGGCCTCGCCGGCGGCCGGGACGTGCCGGGTTCAGTCGCCACCCACCCACGCGTGTTCGCGACGTTCACCGCGCCGTCCTTCGGCCCAGTCCACAGCCGTCCCACGGACCCAGGCGGACACGTCCGCCCATGCCACCCTCGCCGCGAGGGACCGTCGTGCCGGGCGCGACACGTCGAGGATGACCCGCTACTCGGACAAGCCATCGACCCAGACACCTACGACTACGCCGGGGCCGTGCTCTGGAACAACCGCGCGGGCGAGTTGTGGCACACGTTCGCCGTGTACCTCCGTCGCCACCTGGCGGAAGCCCTCCAGGTCCCGCGCTCCCGCCTGACCAAGTTCCTGCGGGTCGAGTACGCCAAGGTGGCCGAGTACCAGGCCCGTGGGCTTGTGCACTTCCACGCCGTCATCCGCCTGGATGGCCCCGCAGGCCCCGAGGAGCCACCACCGCCGGGAGCGGACATGAGCCTGCTGTGCGACGCGATCACCGCCGCAGCCCAAGCGTCACGTGTCCACGTCCCTGGCCACGGCCAGACGATCCGATGGGGCAAGCAGCTCGACCTCCGCCCAATCGAAGGCACAGACGAAGCGGGCTGGACCGACGCGAAGGTCGCGCGGTACATCGCGAAGTACGCCACGAAGGGAGCCGAGGCGGCAGGCACCGTCGACAGGCCGCTACGCACCATCGCCCACCTGGACCACGTTCGCGGCCTGACCGACCACGCACGCCAGATGATCCGGACCTGCTGGGAGCTGGGCGACGACCAGGCCCACCTGAACCTCCGGGAGTGGGCGCACATGCTCGGGTACGGCGGCCACTTCTCCACCAAGAGCCGCCGCTACTCGACCACCCTGGGCACCATGCGCGCCGACCGAGCCCGCTTCCGAGCCGACCGCGCGAGAGAGCTGGCCGGACTTGAACCCCTTCCTGTGGAGCAGCCCACGATCCGCGTAGGCCAGTGGTCGGTTGCAGGCATCGGCTACACCAACGCCGGAGAGGAGGCATGGGCCGAGACGATCCGCGAACAGCACCGCTTCAAGCCGATCCCCCGCCCGACCGACTCAGACCCCGCAGCCTGA
- a CDS encoding HhH-GPD-type base excision DNA repair protein — protein MSPKLCLAQDPEADELLSNSPLALLFGMLLDQQIPMEKAFKGPKVIADRMGELSVHRIAEASEEEFAAVMSEVPAVHRFPGSMGKRLQTLAQYLIEHYDGDPKVIWTRDEPDGKTVLKRLKALPGYGDQKARIFLALLGKQLGIQPDGWREAAGDYGDEGARRSVADVRDRATLSEVREFKKAAKAAAK, from the coding sequence ATGAGCCCAAAGCTGTGCCTCGCCCAGGACCCGGAAGCTGACGAACTGCTCTCCAACAGTCCTCTCGCGTTGCTATTCGGAATGCTGCTAGATCAACAAATTCCAATGGAAAAGGCGTTCAAGGGACCGAAGGTGATCGCGGACCGCATGGGCGAACTGAGCGTGCATCGGATCGCCGAGGCGAGCGAAGAGGAGTTCGCCGCCGTCATGTCCGAGGTGCCTGCCGTGCACCGCTTTCCTGGATCGATGGGCAAGCGACTCCAAACCCTGGCGCAATACCTTATCGAGCACTACGACGGCGACCCCAAAGTCATCTGGACCCGCGACGAGCCTGACGGCAAGACCGTGTTGAAACGCTTGAAAGCGCTGCCTGGATATGGCGACCAGAAGGCCCGCATCTTCCTTGCACTTCTGGGCAAGCAGTTGGGGATCCAGCCTGACGGGTGGCGTGAGGCGGCCGGAGACTACGGAGACGAAGGTGCTCGGCGCAGTGTCGCCGACGTGAGGGACAGAGCGACATTGAGCGAGGTGCGAGAATTCAAGAAGGCCGCGAAAGCCGCGGCGAAGTGA
- a CDS encoding HNH endonuclease — MYIPACEVAVDQRSYTTGTEKALFMLSRGRCYAPECPAKVIRNVETGPEVNVEIAHIVAHKENGPRYDENVGDEERRSFTNLILLCPPHHKMVDRKGNENIYTVELLRKWKVDREGDYASELEGLDNLTQDKLESILTDTVQEVKGETLAAIERLEGISGEAAQTLRVLVAEVFDRPYLDVDAIALLNESALMLRHLEDSASMLNGAARRLGGLEDSASTLLAASHRLVNLEDSASTLSSAADRLRGLEDNSSSLRFAAREMQSAVETMPSHYDLSSVVENLRLLSGGFSRAVDSADSVLRNVVTEIENSRDVAPRVVYHAPKTSDIFWKGVGVGVFLSCLLCVIAIVVWRINNP, encoded by the coding sequence GTGTACATCCCTGCTTGCGAGGTAGCGGTGGACCAGCGCAGTTACACCACGGGAACTGAAAAAGCCCTTTTTATGTTGAGTCGTGGGCGGTGCTATGCGCCGGAGTGTCCCGCTAAGGTTATTAGAAACGTCGAGACGGGACCGGAGGTGAACGTTGAGATTGCGCACATAGTGGCACATAAGGAAAACGGTCCTCGTTACGACGAAAACGTTGGCGATGAAGAGCGTCGCAGCTTCACCAACTTGATCCTTCTGTGTCCACCGCATCATAAGATGGTCGACCGAAAGGGTAATGAGAATATCTATACTGTAGAGCTTCTGAGAAAGTGGAAGGTTGATCGCGAGGGCGACTATGCATCTGAATTGGAAGGTCTGGATAATCTGACACAAGACAAGCTCGAAAGCATCCTGACCGACACCGTACAGGAAGTAAAGGGGGAGACGCTTGCGGCGATCGAACGTCTTGAAGGTATTAGTGGCGAGGCGGCTCAAACATTGAGGGTGCTTGTTGCTGAGGTGTTCGATCGCCCTTATCTAGACGTAGATGCCATAGCGCTGCTCAACGAGTCGGCACTTATGCTGCGCCATCTGGAAGATTCGGCCTCCATGTTGAATGGCGCCGCTCGTAGGCTTGGTGGCCTCGAGGACTCTGCTTCCACGCTCTTGGCGGCCTCCCATCGCTTGGTGAATCTGGAAGACTCAGCCTCCACTCTTTCGAGTGCCGCAGATAGATTGCGTGGCTTGGAGGACAATTCCAGTTCTCTCAGATTTGCTGCGCGTGAAATGCAGAGCGCTGTAGAAACCATGCCTTCCCACTATGACCTTAGCTCCGTTGTTGAGAACCTTCGCCTCCTTTCGGGTGGTTTTAGCAGGGCTGTGGACAGCGCTGATTCGGTCCTGCGGAATGTCGTGACGGAAATCGAGAATAGTCGCGATGTGGCTCCACGGGTGGTATACCACGCGCCCAAGACGTCGGATATATTTTGGAAGGGTGTCGGCGTCGGAGTCTTCCTCTCCTGCCTTCTCTGTGTCATCGCAATCGTAGTATGGCGGATTAACAATCCTTAA